A single genomic interval of Musa acuminata AAA Group cultivar baxijiao chromosome BXJ3-4, Cavendish_Baxijiao_AAA, whole genome shotgun sequence harbors:
- the LOC135636865 gene encoding kinesin-like protein KIN-7F, with amino-acid sequence MGAVGAEELVRWEKMEEAAEAASAPAGGGGKVEKIFVSVRLRPLSEKEVAANDSCDWECINDTTIIFRNSLPERSMIPTAYTFDRVFRSDCTTKQVYEEGAKEIALSVVSGINSTIFAYGQTSSGKTYTMTGITEYTAADIYEYIHKHEERAFVLKFSAIEIYNEAVKDLLSTDSGHLRLLDDPEKGTVIEKLTEETLRDWNHLKALISVCEAQRKIGETSLNETSSRSHQILRLTIESSAQEFLGKDNSSTLVASVNFVDLAGSERASQALSAGARLKEGCHINRSLLTLGTVIRKLSKGRNGHVPYRDSKLTRILQPSLGGNARTAIICTMSPAISHIEQSKNTLLFASCAKEVVTSAQVNVVMSDKALVKHLQKELARLESELRYPGISPSVEALLREKDAQIKKMENEIQELIQQRDVAQLRVDGLLQVVGEDHSSRQWESSQTSSLNVPYACEDLLSMTERSDIADCSLDSSSTKFLTSRSQHYLQTQKPGTPSPRHSITKFEFIGLSGNQGEEEIDKSLDGDFEEICKEVRCIEMNEACRSEDSNSLLTEGSNSLEQPATISSERIHGHHIPERQMDLGSLGADPVTLEQHLQNVRKTLVNFVKAYPDASSPWSSWQDPSFRALPFSRSRSCRSILVSSSPWLQEDSTPPNLSLREFPGRPEGFQKKLFALNHGSEIRKLSVRGSQNSEDDTSFSVEKQLNPDVDPEIETTRLDDYREPNKMTQVHRKKQLIIDQETELNVVEDFGAESTVKDVGLESTMDSLQSPSRWPQEFEKKQQEIIELWHDCNVSLVHRTYFYMLFKGDPTDSIYMEVELRRLSFLRSNLFQGNVHKAAALDQRTTSSQSLKLLRRERDMLCRQMQKSLSAAERESLYIKWGISLDSKQRRLQLVRHLWSKTKDLEHVRESASVISRVIGLAEQGQALKEMFGLTFSPQESNRRTYSWKHGLSSRK; translated from the exons ATGGGGGCGGTTGGCGCGGAGGAGCTGGTGCGGTGGGAGAAGATGGAGGAGGCAGCGGAGGCGGCATCGGCACCAGCCGGCGGGGGTGGGAAGGTGGAGAAGATATTTGTTTCGGTGCGTTTGAGGCCTTTGAGCGAGAAGGAGGTGGCAGCAAACGATTCCTGTGATTGGGAGTGCATCAATGACACCACCATCATTTTCAGGAACAGTCTTCCAGAGCGATCCATGATTCCTACTGCCTATACGTTTG ACAGGGTATTTCGAAGTGATTGcaccacaaagcaagtatacgagGAAGGGGCTAAGGAAATTGCTCTTTCTGTAGTTAGTGGTATTAACT cTACCATTTTTGCTTATGGGCAAACAAGCAGTGGTAAAACATACACAATGACTGGTATAACTGAGTATACTGCAGCAGATATATATGAATACATTCATAAG CATGAAGAGAGAGCATTTGTGCTGAAGTTCTCAGCAATTGAGATATACAATGAAGCCGTAAAAGATCTGCTCAGCACGGATTCGGGTCATCTTAGGCTTTTAGATGATCCAGAG AAAGGAACGGTGATTGAGAAACTTACGGAGGAAACATTAAGGGATTGGAACCACCTTAAGGCACTCATTTCTGTGTGTGAAG CTCAGAGAAAGATAGGGGAGACTTCTCTAAATGAAACAAGCTCGAGATCTCATCAAATACTTCGATTG ACTATTGAGAGTTCTGCTCAGGAATTTCTGGGAAAGGACAACTCAAGCACACTTGTGGCTAGTGTG AATTTTGTTGATCTGGCAGGGAGTGAACGTGCATCTCAAGCATTATCAGCTGGTGCTAGGCTGAAAGAGGGATGCCACATAAATCGAAGCTTACTAACCCTTGGAACTGTTATTCGCAAGCTGAG CAAGGGAAGAAATGGGCATGTACCATATCGGGATTCAAAGCTCACGCGAATATTGCAGCCATCCTTAGGGGGTAACGCAAGAACTGCCATTATTTGCACAATGAGTCCTGCAATAAGCCATATCGAGCAATCTAAAAATACACTTCTTTTTGCAAGCTGTGCAAAAGAAGTAGTTACTAGTGCACAGGTCAATGTAGTTATGTCTGATAAGGCATTGGTTAAGCATTTGCAAAAGGAACTTGCCAGATTGGAGAGCGAATTGAGATATCCAGGAATATCTCCAAGCGTTGAAGCATTGTTGAGGGAGAAGGATGCTCAAATTAAAAAG ATGGAGAATGAGATACAGGAGTTGATCCAGCAGCGTGATGTAGCTCAGTTACGAGTGGATGGTTTGCTGCAAGTTGTTGGCGAGGATCATTCTTCAAGACAATGG GAGTCAAGCCAAACCTCATCACTTAATGTACCTTATGCATGTGAGGATTTGCTTTCAATGACCGAGCGTTCAGATATTGCTGATTGTAGTCTTGATTCTTCTTCCACAAAATTTTTAACGTCAAGAAGTCAACACTACCTGCAAACACAAAAACCAGGCACTCCATCACCAAGGCACTCAATAACAAAATTTGAGTTCATTGGGTTAAGTGGAAATCAAGGTGAAGAAGAGATTGATAAAAGCCTCGATGGAGATTTTGAGGAAATCTGCAAGGAAGTTCGCTGTATTGAGATGAATGAGGCATGTAGAAGTGAAGATTCAAATTCCTTGCTAACTGAAGGAAGCAATAGTCTCGAACAGCCTGCCACAATTTCCTCTGAACGAATACACGGACATCATATACCTGAAAGACAGATGGATTTGGGATCACTTGGTGCTGATCCTGtcacattggagcaacatcttcaGAACGTTAGGAAGACACTAGTCAATTTTGTTAAGGCTTATCCAGATGCTTCATCTCCATGGTCCTCATGGCAAGATCCAAGTTTTAGAGCCTTGCCATTCAGTAGAAGTAGAAGCTGTAGGTCAATTTTGGTGAGCTCTTCGCCTTGGCTCCAAGAAGATAGTACGCCACCTAATCTATCTCTACGAGAGTTCCCAGGAAGGCCTGAAGGATTTCAAAAGAAACTATTTGCCTTAAATCATGGTTCTGAGATCAGAAAACTTTCAGTGAGAGGATCTCAAAATTCTGAAGATGACACCTCCTTTAGTGTAGAGAAACAATTGAATCCAGATGTTGATCCTGAAATTGAAACAACTAGATTGGATGATTACAGAGAGCCGAATAAGATGACTCAAGTCCATCGTAAGAAACAGTTGATCATTGATCAG GAGACTGAATTGAATGTGGTTGAAGACTTTGGAGCTGAGAGTACTGTCAAGGATGTTGGTCTGGAATCAACAATGGATTCTCTGCAGTCTCCTTCCAGATGGCCTCAGGAATTTGAGAAGAAGCAACAAGAGATTATTGAGCTTTGGCATGACTGTAATGTTTCCCTAGTCCATAGGACTTACTTTTACATGCTTTTCAAAGGTGATCCAACAGACTCTATTTACATGGAAGTGGAACTTAGGAGGCTATCCTTTTTAAGGAGCAATTTATTTCAGGGAAATGTTCACAAAGCTGCAGCACTTGATCAGAGAACAACTTCCTCACAAAG TTTGAAACTGCTTCGGCGTGAAAGAGACATGCTTTGCAGGCAGATGCAGAAGAGTTTGTCTGCGGCAGAAAGAGAGAGTCTCTATATCAAGTGGGGAATTTCATTAGACTCGAAACAGAGAAGACTGCAGCTTGTTCGGCACCTTTGGTCCAAGACCAAGGATCTAGAACATGTAAGAGAGAGTGCATCTGTTATCTCAAGAGTGATTGGACTTGCAGAACAAGGGCAGGCTCTCAAGGAGATGTTTGGGCTTACCTTCTCACCTCAAGAATCGAACCGAAGAACCTACAGCTGGAAACATGGATTGTCATCTCGTAAGTAA